Proteins from a single region of Flavobacterium sp. YJ01:
- a CDS encoding CDP-alcohol phosphatidyltransferase family protein, giving the protein MGKETLNEDYSSIAQRTFSDRKRTNILKKAEQSTIVFLLPKVPKFISPNLLTLIGALGSGFVFLAFVLGTYITNWYLLLGIIGLIINWLGDSLDGRLAYYRNIPRRWYGFALDIIADWIGIVLIGFGYYIYAKNGTQIVAFAFVALYGWSIIISQLRYKITNEYSIDSGAVGPTELRFIIALILITEVLFHGSITYFAGLISVILLVINLVDSFKLLKLGDLKDKNQV; this is encoded by the coding sequence ATGGGAAAGGAAACACTGAATGAAGATTATAGTTCAATTGCACAAAGAACATTTTCTGACCGTAAGCGCACTAATATTTTGAAAAAAGCGGAACAGTCAACTATTGTATTTCTGCTGCCAAAAGTGCCTAAATTCATTTCACCAAATTTACTCACTTTAATTGGGGCACTTGGTTCGGGTTTCGTTTTTTTAGCTTTTGTTTTAGGAACCTATATAACAAATTGGTATTTGCTTTTAGGGATTATTGGTTTGATTATAAATTGGTTAGGTGATTCTTTAGACGGAAGATTGGCTTATTATAGAAATATTCCACGTCGCTGGTATGGCTTTGCACTCGACATTATCGCCGATTGGATTGGTATTGTACTTATTGGTTTTGGCTACTACATTTATGCTAAAAATGGTACACAAATAGTAGCCTTTGCTTTTGTTGCATTGTATGGTTGGTCTATCATCATCAGTCAGTTACGCTACAAAATTACAAATGAATACAGTATAGATTCGGGAGCTGTTGGTCCAACGGAGCTTAGATTTATTATTGCTTTAATTTTAATTACAGAAGTTTTATTTCACGGATCAATAACCTATTTTGCTGGTTTAATTAGTGTTATATTGCTTGTAATCAATCTTGTAGATAGCTTTAAACTCTTAAAGTTAGGTGATTTAAAAGATAAAAATCAAGTCTGA
- a CDS encoding SDR family NAD(P)-dependent oxidoreductase — translation MSEKTKPYALITGASKGIGKSIAYELAKQGYPLLLVARSEAELKALSDDIQVKYKINVSVLSIDLSTNAASQKVIDWIKLNNYPVGVLVNNAGYGVWGDFSQSALSDQLGMMQLNMNVVVELSHLLVPILSHEEQAYILNI, via the coding sequence ATGAGCGAAAAAACGAAACCGTATGCTTTAATAACAGGTGCCAGCAAAGGCATTGGAAAATCTATTGCTTACGAATTGGCAAAACAAGGATATCCGTTACTGCTTGTTGCAAGAAGTGAAGCAGAATTAAAAGCACTATCTGATGATATTCAAGTTAAATACAAAATCAATGTTTCTGTTTTATCAATTGATCTTTCGACAAATGCTGCATCACAAAAAGTAATCGATTGGATAAAATTGAATAATTACCCAGTTGGGGTTTTGGTTAACAATGCTGGTTATGGTGTTTGGGGCGATTTTAGTCAGTCTGCTTTAAGCGATCAGCTTGGCATGATGCAACTTAATATGAATGTAGTGGTAGAACTTTCTCATTTATTAGTTCCTATACTTTCACACGAAGAGCAAGCTTACATTTTAAATATATAG
- a CDS encoding SDR family NAD(P)-dependent oxidoreductase translates to MPTLAVYSATKAFVLSFTRALRFELEKTSISVTCFSPGPVDTGFAARAGLSALNKMAEKFNMQPDEVAKMAVKAMFNKKSEVIPGFTNIVSVYANRVLPKAFIEKTAAGIYKI, encoded by the coding sequence GTGCCTACATTAGCTGTTTATTCGGCTACAAAGGCTTTTGTTTTATCATTTACAAGGGCCTTACGTTTCGAACTTGAAAAAACTTCAATTTCAGTAACCTGTTTTAGTCCTGGTCCGGTTGATACTGGTTTTGCTGCGAGAGCTGGTTTAAGTGCTTTAAACAAAATGGCTGAAAAGTTTAATATGCAACCTGATGAAGTGGCAAAAATGGCGGTAAAAGCCATGTTCAACAAAAAATCTGAAGTTATTCCGGGTTTTACAAATATTGTTTCGGTTTACGCTAATCGTGTATTACCAAAGGCTTTCATAGAAAAAACTGCGGCTGGTATTTATAAAATCTAA
- a CDS encoding phytanoyl-CoA dioxygenase family protein encodes MVSTYKTFTLTEQLTNEQIAFFNEHGFIHFKKFINPETVSSIIDASKQVEQNWIENDLQKINGVPIKFGKDLDGSPIVQRFAFINQHHQALSGLLLDPRFNGLLPLAGDGARLGTEEKDGMVFNHYINGPESKFTKMGWHTDGLRDIFYGGKLNPMLNVGIHLSTLRPENGGLKIIPGTHKQSIYQMLFRKKYFLDNKADPEEVSIIPEAGDLTIHDGRLWHRVAESSVRGEESRRRVIYIPIIAGKYAPKNENSPTVFYQRFAGIVK; translated from the coding sequence ATGGTATCTACATATAAAACATTTACCCTTACTGAGCAATTAACAAATGAGCAAATTGCCTTTTTTAACGAACATGGTTTCATTCACTTCAAAAAATTTATAAATCCAGAAACGGTTTCGTCCATTATTGATGCATCGAAACAAGTTGAGCAAAATTGGATTGAAAACGATCTTCAAAAAATAAACGGTGTCCCAATTAAATTCGGAAAAGATTTAGATGGTTCTCCTATTGTACAACGTTTTGCTTTTATCAATCAGCATCATCAAGCCTTGAGCGGTCTTCTGCTTGATCCGAGATTTAATGGTTTGTTACCATTGGCAGGCGATGGCGCCAGATTAGGAACGGAAGAAAAAGACGGAATGGTTTTTAATCATTATATCAACGGACCAGAAAGTAAGTTTACTAAAATGGGTTGGCATACAGATGGCTTAAGAGATATTTTTTATGGAGGAAAATTAAATCCGATGTTAAATGTGGGTATTCACTTGAGCACCTTGAGACCTGAAAACGGTGGACTTAAAATTATTCCTGGAACTCATAAGCAAAGTATTTATCAAATGCTTTTCCGTAAAAAATACTTTTTAGATAATAAAGCCGATCCGGAGGAAGTTTCCATCATTCCAGAGGCTGGAGATTTAACCATTCATGATGGTCGTTTATGGCACAGAGTTGCAGAATCATCTGTTCGTGGCGAAGAAAGCAGAAGAAGAGTTATTTATATTCCAATTATAGCAGGAAAATACGCTCCTAAAAACGAGAACAGTCCAACGGTTTTCTATCAACGTTTTGCTGGTATTGTTAAATAA
- a CDS encoding RNA polymerase sigma-70 factor, whose protein sequence is MEKDLLKMQDDELQKLIFEGNDAAFSIIFNRYWKKLYSYAFKIYKDEAICEDIVQEIFISLWKNATSAVILNLEAYLFRAVKYKIANQIRNLKFDQQHIEILESIPDPSLTINDLEYIDLEKNINDQISKLTPKCREVFLLSRIEHFTNAEIAAKLNLSIHTVEKHISNALKQLRLNNASYNYLLFYWAAFFYVN, encoded by the coding sequence ATGGAAAAAGATCTTTTGAAAATGCAAGACGATGAACTTCAAAAATTAATTTTTGAAGGGAATGATGCTGCGTTTTCAATTATTTTTAATCGCTATTGGAAAAAACTTTATTCGTACGCATTTAAAATCTACAAAGACGAAGCAATTTGCGAAGATATAGTTCAGGAAATTTTTATAAGTCTTTGGAAAAACGCGACTAGCGCTGTAATTCTAAATCTTGAAGCTTACCTTTTTAGAGCTGTAAAATACAAAATTGCGAATCAGATCAGAAATCTGAAATTTGATCAGCAGCATATTGAAATATTAGAAAGCATTCCAGATCCAAGTTTGACTATTAATGATCTCGAGTACATTGACTTGGAGAAAAACATCAACGATCAGATTAGTAAACTAACTCCCAAATGTAGAGAGGTTTTTCTGCTTAGCCGTATCGAACATTTCACAAATGCTGAAATTGCGGCAAAACTTAATTTGTCAATTCATACGGTAGAAAAACATATCAGCAACGCTTTAAAGCAACTTCGATTAAACAACGCATCTTATAATTATCTTCTTTTTTACTGGGCAGCGTTCTTTTATGTTAACTAA
- a CDS encoding GtrA family protein: MFNKKSIYTFLQAQVAAFVGGITDYGLMILLTEVFKLHFTFSILISGTIGAIINFSINRFWVFKNQFGYKNRINSQLFKFALVVLGSIFLKSLGTLILQKTFQIDYRIGRLITDSFVSYGFNYPLIKYWVFKVNEKQNVIESN; this comes from the coding sequence ATGTTCAATAAAAAGTCTATTTATACTTTTCTACAAGCTCAAGTTGCAGCATTTGTAGGCGGCATTACCGATTATGGCTTAATGATTTTACTGACAGAAGTATTTAAACTGCATTTTACCTTTTCTATATTAATCTCAGGAACTATTGGTGCAATTATCAATTTTAGCATTAATAGATTTTGGGTGTTTAAAAATCAATTTGGTTATAAGAACCGAATTAATAGTCAGCTTTTTAAATTTGCATTGGTTGTACTAGGAAGTATTTTTTTGAAATCACTTGGTACGCTTATTCTGCAAAAAACATTTCAAATCGATTACAGAATCGGAAGATTAATCACGGATAGTTTTGTTTCTTATGGATTTAATTATCCTCTGATTAAATATTGGGTTTTTAAGGTAAACGAAAAACAGAATGTAATCGAATCAAATTAA
- a CDS encoding GNAT family N-acetyltransferase, which yields MKIIDPIIDANIKLGEGFFYTNKFRKNAILSSVEETAEQIDFTIEKARSAHIFWIKQICEETLSSAIARGTGISGRSPELLEKKMNKGEAIIAFASDGRWAGFAFISVWENGNYVSNSGLIVAPEFRHTGLAKKIKTKIFELSKKLYPDARIFSLTSGLAVMKMNHELGFMPVTFSEVTSDEIFWESCKSCVNCPILVSKERKNCLCTAMLYDPKLNKPV from the coding sequence ATGAAAATTATAGATCCGATAATAGACGCTAATATAAAACTTGGTGAAGGTTTTTTCTATACCAACAAATTTCGTAAAAATGCAATACTTTCATCTGTTGAAGAGACAGCAGAACAAATAGATTTTACTATTGAAAAAGCCAGATCTGCCCATATTTTTTGGATTAAACAGATTTGCGAAGAGACTTTATCATCAGCTATAGCCCGCGGAACAGGAATTTCTGGACGTTCGCCAGAATTATTGGAGAAAAAAATGAATAAGGGAGAAGCAATTATAGCTTTTGCATCAGACGGAAGATGGGCAGGTTTTGCTTTTATTTCTGTATGGGAAAATGGCAATTATGTTTCTAATTCGGGACTTATTGTAGCGCCAGAGTTTAGACATACAGGACTGGCCAAAAAAATTAAAACAAAGATTTTTGAATTGAGCAAAAAGTTATATCCAGATGCCCGCATTTTCAGTTTAACTTCTGGACTTGCCGTGATGAAAATGAACCACGAACTCGGTTTTATGCCGGTTACTTTTTCTGAAGTTACCTCAGATGAAATCTTTTGGGAAAGCTGTAAATCATGTGTAAACTGTCCGATATTAGTGAGTAAGGAAAGAAAAAACTGTTTATGTACAGCAATGCTTTATGATCCTAAACTAAATAAACCCGTTTAA
- a CDS encoding DUF4833 domain-containing protein, whose product MNKLPFKYFRKSLIIILILLNLISENLLAQSRNPSPLNFPTPKNIDNMLFYIQRDPNINTAIYALNYQENGKIEKSNPIKGYWIRYAEKGEKKDFSYMQRKFAYGIESKALNNEEFELQFVSYKKLSLTLKKLDSDQKYHVFVNINQRKIQVEKIFVRIEGGSFWLPNVKYAEITGIDVSSNKTITERIVLK is encoded by the coding sequence ATGAATAAATTACCATTTAAATATTTTAGAAAATCACTAATCATTATATTGATCTTATTGAATTTAATTTCAGAAAATTTATTGGCGCAATCTAGAAATCCATCGCCATTAAATTTTCCGACGCCTAAAAATATAGATAATATGTTATTTTATATTCAGCGCGATCCAAATATAAATACTGCTATATATGCCTTAAATTATCAAGAAAATGGAAAAATAGAAAAAAGTAATCCTATAAAAGGATATTGGATTCGATATGCTGAGAAAGGAGAAAAAAAAGATTTTAGTTATATGCAACGCAAATTTGCATATGGAATAGAAAGCAAAGCCTTAAATAATGAAGAGTTTGAACTTCAATTTGTATCATACAAAAAGTTGTCTTTAACGTTGAAAAAGCTAGATTCAGATCAAAAATATCATGTTTTTGTAAATATAAATCAGAGAAAAATACAAGTGGAGAAAATATTTGTGCGAATTGAAGGAGGTTCTTTTTGGTTGCCAAATGTAAAGTATGCCGAAATTACTGGTATTGATGTTTCCTCAAATAAAACAATTACGGAAAGAATAGTATTAAAATAA
- a CDS encoding pseudouridine synthase, giving the protein MLEILYQDEYIIAINKPSGLLVHKSFYARDAKVYAIQELRNQIGQHVYPIHRLDRKTSGILLFALDKEVLKIMNDRFATREVEKKYLAILRGWSPEELTIDYDLINDDNIKQNAITYFSRLQNAEVALAFNNKPTSRYCLVEAIPETGRMHQLRKHFKHIFHPILGSRPHGCNKQNKLWLENFDLKGMMLHAHQLIFNHPIHNEQLILNAKVNEEFSRVGTILNLDLSKYQ; this is encoded by the coding sequence ATGTTAGAAATTCTTTACCAAGACGAATATATTATTGCCATTAATAAACCAAGCGGGTTGTTGGTTCACAAATCATTTTATGCACGAGATGCAAAAGTGTATGCCATTCAGGAATTGAGAAATCAAATTGGGCAACATGTTTATCCTATTCATCGGTTAGACCGCAAAACATCTGGTATTTTGTTATTTGCGCTAGATAAAGAAGTTCTGAAAATTATGAATGATCGTTTTGCCACACGCGAGGTCGAAAAAAAATATTTAGCCATTTTACGCGGCTGGTCTCCCGAAGAACTTACGATTGATTATGATTTAATTAATGATGATAACATTAAACAAAATGCCATAACCTATTTTAGTCGTTTGCAAAATGCCGAAGTTGCGTTAGCATTTAACAATAAACCCACTTCACGATATTGTTTGGTAGAAGCGATTCCAGAAACTGGACGCATGCATCAATTAAGAAAACATTTCAAACATATTTTTCATCCCATTTTAGGAAGTCGACCGCATGGTTGCAACAAACAAAATAAATTGTGGCTGGAAAATTTTGATCTCAAAGGAATGATGCTCCATGCGCATCAGTTAATTTTTAATCATCCGATACACAACGAACAACTAATTTTGAATGCAAAGGTTAATGAAGAATTTAGCAGAGTTGGTACTATTCTTAATCTGGATTTGAGTAAGTATCAATAG